The Benincasa hispida cultivar B227 chromosome 9, ASM972705v1, whole genome shotgun sequence genome has a segment encoding these proteins:
- the LOC120085231 gene encoding hyoscyamine 6-dioxygenase-like, translated as MGDANKFVANWEGVKSVPESYVYPPGKRPGNVVVPMENAIPVIDLSMQDRNLLIRKILDASKEFGFFQVINHGVSKTVSGETMRIFKEFHAMSGPEKAKECSKDPNRSCRVYTSSENYMKEQIHCWRDALIFNCHPLEKYVHFWPQNPPKYREVVGAYCVAMRKLVLEILELMSEGLGLGKGYFGGEMSENPLLLVNHYPPCPNPSLTLGLSQHCDPSLITILFQDVNGLQVLKDGRWIGVQPIDNAFVVNIGFVLQVITNGKLKAAEHRAVTNAKTSRQSLTYLVYPKDEATMEPAKCMINEANPRRYRSLNFKDFQRNYLPRAVDTKAVMEYIGSNQS; from the exons GAAGAGGCCCGGGAACGTCGTTGTTCCGATGGAGAACGCTATTCCGGTGATTGATCTCTCTATGCAAGACCGAAATCTTCTTATTCGCAAAATCCTCGATGCATCTAAAGAATTTGGATTTTTTCAG GTAATAAACCATGGAGTGTCGAAAACTGTATCCGGGGAGACGATGAGGATATTCAAGGAATTTCACGCGATGTCAGGGCCGGAGAAGGCGAAGGAATGCTCTAAAGACCCTAACAGAAGTTGCAGAGTTTACACAAGCAGTGAAAATTATATGAAGGAACAAATTCACTGTTGGAGGGATGCTTTGATTTTCAATTGTCATCCTTTGGAGAAATATGTTCATTTTTGGCCTCAAAATCCCCCCAAATACAG AGAGGTGGTTGGAGCGTATTGTGTCGCGATGAGAAAGTTGGTTTTGGAGATATTAGAGCTGATGAGTGAAGGGTTGGGGCTTGGAAAAGGGTACTTTGGAGGTGAAATGAGTGAAAATCCATTGTTGTTGGTAAACCATTACCCACCATGCCCAAACCCTAGCTTGACTTTGGGATTGAGCCAACATTGTGATCCAAGCCTCATCACTATTTTGTTTCAAGATGTCAATGGCCTTCAAGTCCTCAAGGATGGTCGATGGATTGGTGTTCAACCTATCGACAACGCCTTTGTGGTTAACATTGGCTTCGTATTGCAG GTAATTACCAATGGGAAACTAAAAGCAGCAGAACACCGAGCTGTGACGAATGCAAAGACATCTCGACAAAGCTTAACATATCTAGTTTATCCAAAAGATGAAGCGACTATGGAACCAGCAAAATGTATGATAAATGAAGCCAACCCTCGACGTTATCGTTCCCTTAACTTCAAAGATTTTCAAAGAAACTACCTACCCAGGGCTGTTGATACTAAGGCAGTAATGGAGTATATTGGCTCCAATCAGTCTTAA